One Festucalex cinctus isolate MCC-2025b chromosome 3, RoL_Fcin_1.0, whole genome shotgun sequence DNA window includes the following coding sequences:
- the efcab10 gene encoding EF-hand calcium-binding domain-containing protein 10 produces MDDSMATEREKEASAYLEKHKIFDLMKNLTSMLFFYRPDDPKEFLIEKLKQLKQARDTGEKAPSLLSHSNLDAVFGIVDPANERHITFAQYKQALISLGMKDINECPDGVNEDKISYDTFITEGMLSLEKSSATYKQP; encoded by the exons ATGGACGACAGCATGGCGACCGAACGAGAGAAAGAAGCTTCGGCTTACCtggaaaaacacaaaatctTCGACCTCATGAAAAACCTCACCAGCATGCTCTTCTTTTATAGACCCG ATGATCCCAAAGAGTTTCTCATCGAGAAACTGAAACAACTAAAACAAGCTCGAGATACTGGTGAAAAAGCACCCAGTCTGCTTAGTCATTCTAATCTGGATGCAGTGTTTGGTATAGTGGACCCAGCCAATGAAAGACATATCACATTTGCACAATACAAACAAG ctCTCATCTCATTGGGCATGAAAGACATCAACGAGTGTCCCGATGGCGTAAATGAAGATAAAATATCCTATGATACTTTCATAACAGAAGG GATGCTAAGCTTGGAGAAAAGCTCAGCGACATACAAGCAACCTTAA
- the LOC144016237 gene encoding G/T mismatch-specific thymine DNA glycosylase-like isoform X2 gives MLVRFFMRSKILCFSRYQSSQQHPEVHHVMSHHNHYSEGLRDEPVMAELSVHGEQPLYQEQYYQNYSHFQEPVYQQEQQQQEQHPAYLQEQQQYTVQQQQQQQQPQYEHAIQQQPQYQHTTQQEELNVHHQPPPATPPQAVTPVKKKRGRPPKNQCERGGGAVKDEEEDASEAAAKKAKRTLNRFNGMSVAEVMAKTLPDIITYNLDILIIGINPGLMSAYKGHHYPNPGNHFWKCLFLSGFTEEQLNFTYDESLPEKYGIGFTNMVERTTPGSKDLSSKEIREGGRQLLEKLQKYKPLIAAFNGKGIYEIFCKEIFGVKAKNLDFGLQPYKIPNTETVCYLMPSSSPRCAQFPRAQDKVHFYIKLKELRDHMKGTAPSRDVLETNYSFDLQQAKEDAKRIAIKEEQMDPEYESCSGQHENVMQSNPGNFY, from the exons ATGCTGGTGAGGTTTTTCATGAGGTCGAagattttgtgtttttccaG GTACCAGTCGAGCCAGCAGCACCCCGAGGTGCACCACGTGATGTCGCACCACAACCACTACAGCGAGGGCCTCAGGGACGAGCCCGTCATGGCCGAACTGTCGGTGCACGGGGAGCAACCGCTCTACCAAGAGCAGTATTATCAGAACTACTCCCACTTCCAGGAGCCCGTCTACCAGCAGGAGCAGCAACAGCAGGAGCAGCATCCTGCTTACCTAcaggaacaacaacaatatacagttcaacaacaacaacaacagcagcagcctcAGTATGAACATGCAATTCAGCAACAACCTCAGTATCAACACACAACACAGCAAGAGGAACTGAATGTTCACCACCAACCTCCACCTGCTACTCCACCTCAAG CGGTGACGCCGGTGAAGAAAAAGCGAGGCCGGCCGCCCAAGAACCAGTGCGAGCGAGGAGGGGGAGCGGTGAAAGACGAAGAGGAGGATGCGAGCGAGGCGGCGGCAAAGAAGGCCAAAAGGACGCTGAACCGCTTCAACGGCATGTCAGTGGCTGAGGTTATGGCCAAAACGCTGCCTGACATTATTACCTACAATCTTGACATTTTGATC ATTGGAATTAATCCGGGATTGATGTCGGCCTACAAAGGACACCACTACCCCAACCCTGGCAACCATTTCT gGAAATGTTTGTTTCTGTCCGGTTTCACCGAGGAGCAGCTAAACTTCACGTACGATGAGAGCCTGCCGGAGAAATACGGCATCGGTTTTACAAACATGGTTGAGAGGACCACTCCTGGCAGCAAAGACCTTTCCAG TAAGGAAATCCGTGAAGGAGGGCGACAGCTGCTTGAAAAGCTGCAAAAATACAAGCCGCTGATAGCAGCTTTTAATGGAAAAG GTATTTACGAAATATTCTGCAAGGAAATCTTTGGCGTGAAGGCCAAGAACCTGGACTTTGGCTTGCAACCCTACAAGATCCCAAACACTGAGACG GTGTGCTACTTGATGCCTTCCTCCAGCCCGCGCTGTGCCCAGTTCCCCCGCGCGCAGGACAAAGTGCACTTCTACATCAAGCTGAAGGAGCTGCGAGACCACATGAAGGGCACGGCGCCCAGCCGTGACGTGCTGGAGACCAACTACTCCTTTGACCTGCAGCAGGCTAAAG aAGATGCAAAGAGGATCGCCATCAAAGAGGAGCAGATGGATCCCGAGTACGAAAGCTGTAGCGGTCAGCATGAGAATGTGATGCAAAGCAATCCAGGAAACTTTTACTGA
- the uqcc6 gene encoding ubiquinol-cytochrome-c reductase complex assembly factor 6: MPAGVSWSRYLRMYGACMLAMFAGAQAVHQYYLPDLSIPEVPPKPGELQTELLGFKLRQAAAQQQEAKPKMD, from the exons ATGCCTGCAGGGGTCTCGTGGTCTCGTTACCTGAGGATGTATGGAGCCTGTATGTTGGCCATGTTTGCAGGGGCACAGGCGGTCCATCAGTACTACTTACCTGATTTG AGTATACCAGAGGTCCCCCCAAAGCCTGGTGAACTTCAGACAGAATTACTCGGCTTCAAACTCAGACAAGCAGCCGCACAGCAGCAGGAAGCAAAACCCAAGATGGACTAA
- the LOC144016237 gene encoding G/T mismatch-specific thymine DNA glycosylase-like isoform X3: MYDRYQSSQQHPEVHHVMSHHNHYSEGLRDEPVMAELSVHGEQPLYQEQYYQNYSHFQEPVYQQEQQQQEQHPAYLQEQQQYTVQQQQQQQQPQYEHAIQQQPQYQHTTQQEELNVHHQPPPATPPQAVTPVKKKRGRPPKNQCERGGGAVKDEEEDASEAAAKKAKRTLNRFNGMSVAEVMAKTLPDIITYNLDILIIGINPGLMSAYKGHHYPNPGNHFWKCLFLSGFTEEQLNFTYDESLPEKYGIGFTNMVERTTPGSKDLSSKEIREGGRQLLEKLQKYKPLIAAFNGKGIYEIFCKEIFGVKAKNLDFGLQPYKIPNTETVCYLMPSSSPRCAQFPRAQDKVHFYIKLKELRDHMKGTAPSRDVLETNYSFDLQQAKEDAKRIAIKEEQMDPEYESCSGQHENVMQSNPGNFY, encoded by the exons ATGTATGACAG GTACCAGTCGAGCCAGCAGCACCCCGAGGTGCACCACGTGATGTCGCACCACAACCACTACAGCGAGGGCCTCAGGGACGAGCCCGTCATGGCCGAACTGTCGGTGCACGGGGAGCAACCGCTCTACCAAGAGCAGTATTATCAGAACTACTCCCACTTCCAGGAGCCCGTCTACCAGCAGGAGCAGCAACAGCAGGAGCAGCATCCTGCTTACCTAcaggaacaacaacaatatacagttcaacaacaacaacaacagcagcagcctcAGTATGAACATGCAATTCAGCAACAACCTCAGTATCAACACACAACACAGCAAGAGGAACTGAATGTTCACCACCAACCTCCACCTGCTACTCCACCTCAAG CGGTGACGCCGGTGAAGAAAAAGCGAGGCCGGCCGCCCAAGAACCAGTGCGAGCGAGGAGGGGGAGCGGTGAAAGACGAAGAGGAGGATGCGAGCGAGGCGGCGGCAAAGAAGGCCAAAAGGACGCTGAACCGCTTCAACGGCATGTCAGTGGCTGAGGTTATGGCCAAAACGCTGCCTGACATTATTACCTACAATCTTGACATTTTGATC ATTGGAATTAATCCGGGATTGATGTCGGCCTACAAAGGACACCACTACCCCAACCCTGGCAACCATTTCT gGAAATGTTTGTTTCTGTCCGGTTTCACCGAGGAGCAGCTAAACTTCACGTACGATGAGAGCCTGCCGGAGAAATACGGCATCGGTTTTACAAACATGGTTGAGAGGACCACTCCTGGCAGCAAAGACCTTTCCAG TAAGGAAATCCGTGAAGGAGGGCGACAGCTGCTTGAAAAGCTGCAAAAATACAAGCCGCTGATAGCAGCTTTTAATGGAAAAG GTATTTACGAAATATTCTGCAAGGAAATCTTTGGCGTGAAGGCCAAGAACCTGGACTTTGGCTTGCAACCCTACAAGATCCCAAACACTGAGACG GTGTGCTACTTGATGCCTTCCTCCAGCCCGCGCTGTGCCCAGTTCCCCCGCGCGCAGGACAAAGTGCACTTCTACATCAAGCTGAAGGAGCTGCGAGACCACATGAAGGGCACGGCGCCCAGCCGTGACGTGCTGGAGACCAACTACTCCTTTGACCTGCAGCAGGCTAAAG aAGATGCAAAGAGGATCGCCATCAAAGAGGAGCAGATGGATCCCGAGTACGAAAGCTGTAGCGGTCAGCATGAGAATGTGATGCAAAGCAATCCAGGAAACTTTTACTGA
- the LOC144016237 gene encoding G/T mismatch-specific thymine DNA glycosylase-like isoform X1, with protein sequence MYDSKSTVNMEENEFTPLTVPTDYFQQWYQSSQQHPEVHHVMSHHNHYSEGLRDEPVMAELSVHGEQPLYQEQYYQNYSHFQEPVYQQEQQQQEQHPAYLQEQQQYTVQQQQQQQQPQYEHAIQQQPQYQHTTQQEELNVHHQPPPATPPQAVTPVKKKRGRPPKNQCERGGGAVKDEEEDASEAAAKKAKRTLNRFNGMSVAEVMAKTLPDIITYNLDILIIGINPGLMSAYKGHHYPNPGNHFWKCLFLSGFTEEQLNFTYDESLPEKYGIGFTNMVERTTPGSKDLSSKEIREGGRQLLEKLQKYKPLIAAFNGKGIYEIFCKEIFGVKAKNLDFGLQPYKIPNTETVCYLMPSSSPRCAQFPRAQDKVHFYIKLKELRDHMKGTAPSRDVLETNYSFDLQQAKEDAKRIAIKEEQMDPEYESCSGQHENVMQSNPGNFY encoded by the exons ATGTATGACAG TAAATCAACAGTTAATATGGAGGAAAACGAGTTTACACCGTTGACGGTGCCCACGGATTATTTCCAGCAGTG GTACCAGTCGAGCCAGCAGCACCCCGAGGTGCACCACGTGATGTCGCACCACAACCACTACAGCGAGGGCCTCAGGGACGAGCCCGTCATGGCCGAACTGTCGGTGCACGGGGAGCAACCGCTCTACCAAGAGCAGTATTATCAGAACTACTCCCACTTCCAGGAGCCCGTCTACCAGCAGGAGCAGCAACAGCAGGAGCAGCATCCTGCTTACCTAcaggaacaacaacaatatacagttcaacaacaacaacaacagcagcagcctcAGTATGAACATGCAATTCAGCAACAACCTCAGTATCAACACACAACACAGCAAGAGGAACTGAATGTTCACCACCAACCTCCACCTGCTACTCCACCTCAAG CGGTGACGCCGGTGAAGAAAAAGCGAGGCCGGCCGCCCAAGAACCAGTGCGAGCGAGGAGGGGGAGCGGTGAAAGACGAAGAGGAGGATGCGAGCGAGGCGGCGGCAAAGAAGGCCAAAAGGACGCTGAACCGCTTCAACGGCATGTCAGTGGCTGAGGTTATGGCCAAAACGCTGCCTGACATTATTACCTACAATCTTGACATTTTGATC ATTGGAATTAATCCGGGATTGATGTCGGCCTACAAAGGACACCACTACCCCAACCCTGGCAACCATTTCT gGAAATGTTTGTTTCTGTCCGGTTTCACCGAGGAGCAGCTAAACTTCACGTACGATGAGAGCCTGCCGGAGAAATACGGCATCGGTTTTACAAACATGGTTGAGAGGACCACTCCTGGCAGCAAAGACCTTTCCAG TAAGGAAATCCGTGAAGGAGGGCGACAGCTGCTTGAAAAGCTGCAAAAATACAAGCCGCTGATAGCAGCTTTTAATGGAAAAG GTATTTACGAAATATTCTGCAAGGAAATCTTTGGCGTGAAGGCCAAGAACCTGGACTTTGGCTTGCAACCCTACAAGATCCCAAACACTGAGACG GTGTGCTACTTGATGCCTTCCTCCAGCCCGCGCTGTGCCCAGTTCCCCCGCGCGCAGGACAAAGTGCACTTCTACATCAAGCTGAAGGAGCTGCGAGACCACATGAAGGGCACGGCGCCCAGCCGTGACGTGCTGGAGACCAACTACTCCTTTGACCTGCAGCAGGCTAAAG aAGATGCAAAGAGGATCGCCATCAAAGAGGAGCAGATGGATCCCGAGTACGAAAGCTGTAGCGGTCAGCATGAGAATGTGATGCAAAGCAATCCAGGAAACTTTTACTGA
- the LOC144016237 gene encoding G/T mismatch-specific thymine DNA glycosylase-like isoform X4 — MSHHNHYSEGLRDEPVMAELSVHGEQPLYQEQYYQNYSHFQEPVYQQEQQQQEQHPAYLQEQQQYTVQQQQQQQQPQYEHAIQQQPQYQHTTQQEELNVHHQPPPATPPQAVTPVKKKRGRPPKNQCERGGGAVKDEEEDASEAAAKKAKRTLNRFNGMSVAEVMAKTLPDIITYNLDILIIGINPGLMSAYKGHHYPNPGNHFWKCLFLSGFTEEQLNFTYDESLPEKYGIGFTNMVERTTPGSKDLSSKEIREGGRQLLEKLQKYKPLIAAFNGKGIYEIFCKEIFGVKAKNLDFGLQPYKIPNTETVCYLMPSSSPRCAQFPRAQDKVHFYIKLKELRDHMKGTAPSRDVLETNYSFDLQQAKEDAKRIAIKEEQMDPEYESCSGQHENVMQSNPGNFY, encoded by the exons ATGTCGCACCACAACCACTACAGCGAGGGCCTCAGGGACGAGCCCGTCATGGCCGAACTGTCGGTGCACGGGGAGCAACCGCTCTACCAAGAGCAGTATTATCAGAACTACTCCCACTTCCAGGAGCCCGTCTACCAGCAGGAGCAGCAACAGCAGGAGCAGCATCCTGCTTACCTAcaggaacaacaacaatatacagttcaacaacaacaacaacagcagcagcctcAGTATGAACATGCAATTCAGCAACAACCTCAGTATCAACACACAACACAGCAAGAGGAACTGAATGTTCACCACCAACCTCCACCTGCTACTCCACCTCAAG CGGTGACGCCGGTGAAGAAAAAGCGAGGCCGGCCGCCCAAGAACCAGTGCGAGCGAGGAGGGGGAGCGGTGAAAGACGAAGAGGAGGATGCGAGCGAGGCGGCGGCAAAGAAGGCCAAAAGGACGCTGAACCGCTTCAACGGCATGTCAGTGGCTGAGGTTATGGCCAAAACGCTGCCTGACATTATTACCTACAATCTTGACATTTTGATC ATTGGAATTAATCCGGGATTGATGTCGGCCTACAAAGGACACCACTACCCCAACCCTGGCAACCATTTCT gGAAATGTTTGTTTCTGTCCGGTTTCACCGAGGAGCAGCTAAACTTCACGTACGATGAGAGCCTGCCGGAGAAATACGGCATCGGTTTTACAAACATGGTTGAGAGGACCACTCCTGGCAGCAAAGACCTTTCCAG TAAGGAAATCCGTGAAGGAGGGCGACAGCTGCTTGAAAAGCTGCAAAAATACAAGCCGCTGATAGCAGCTTTTAATGGAAAAG GTATTTACGAAATATTCTGCAAGGAAATCTTTGGCGTGAAGGCCAAGAACCTGGACTTTGGCTTGCAACCCTACAAGATCCCAAACACTGAGACG GTGTGCTACTTGATGCCTTCCTCCAGCCCGCGCTGTGCCCAGTTCCCCCGCGCGCAGGACAAAGTGCACTTCTACATCAAGCTGAAGGAGCTGCGAGACCACATGAAGGGCACGGCGCCCAGCCGTGACGTGCTGGAGACCAACTACTCCTTTGACCTGCAGCAGGCTAAAG aAGATGCAAAGAGGATCGCCATCAAAGAGGAGCAGATGGATCCCGAGTACGAAAGCTGTAGCGGTCAGCATGAGAATGTGATGCAAAGCAATCCAGGAAACTTTTACTGA
- the LOC144016240 gene encoding G/T mismatch-specific thymine DNA glycosylase-like isoform X1, with translation MDNKLNGSLPVGSSEYLQQWIQSAQQFQALQAQYSAYNRPPHYPEAHAGGAAVATPHIVHPQPMMEQQEPANLTKPPPKKRCRPAQPKEPKPPKAPKPPKEPKPPKEPKPPKEPKPPKEPKPPKEPKAPKAKPGPKPKKGAKGQAGDGKQEKIDESFKKVRRKVDRFKGMSEEEVMKKTLPDLLDYNLDYVIIGINPGLMAAYIGRWFPGPGNHFWKCLFLSGFTEEQLNHMHDTTLPGKYKMGFTNMVARATPGSKDLSSKELREGGKILVEKLMKYKPLIAVFNGKCIYEMFCRELFGKKPKTLEFGLQPHKIPECEVALYLMPSSSARCAQFPRAQDKVHFYIKLRELRDHLRGIQRPREIEELNYSFDLQLAKEDAKRVAIKEEQYDPGYEDAYGGAYCEMPAEGGQSQANGHEAFSTSHGNDMAEDGRQEASTSKNSQLPDGHGMTQSSADQIPNASVGGEEGGGASQVPTV, from the exons ATGGACAATAAGCTGAATGGATCCCTGCCTGTTGGCTCCTCAGAGTATCTGCAACAGTG GATTCAGTCGGCTCAGCAGTTCCAAGCCCTCCAAGCCCAATATTCGGCCTACAACCGTCCGCCGCACTACCCGGAGGCACACGCGGGGGGAGCAGCGGTGGCTACACCGCACATTGTTCACCCTCAGCCCATGATGGAGCAACAGGAGCCTGCTAACCTGACAAAAC CCCCGCCCAAAAAGCGTTGCCGACCAGCTCAGCCCAAGGAACCCAAGCCGCCAAAGGCCCCCAAGCCCCCGAAGGAGCCCAAACCCCCGAAGGAACCCAAACCCCCGAAGGAACCCAAACCCCCGAAGGAGCCCAAACCCCCGAAGGAACCCAAAGCCCCCAAGGCCAAACCGGGCCCGAAGCCCAAGAAGGGTGCCAAGGGCCAGGCGGGCGACGGCAAGCAGGAAAAGATCGACGAGAGCTTCAAGAAGGTGAGGAGGAAAGTGGATCGTTTCAAGGGCATGTCGGAGGAGGAAGTGATGAAAAAGACGCTGCCAGACCTGCTGGACTACAATCTGGATTATGTCATT ATTGGCATCAATCCAGGGCTGATGGCTGCTTACATCGGGCGATGGTTTCCCGGTCCTGGAAACCATTTTT GGAAGTGCCTCTTCCTTTCGGGGTTCACCGAAGAGCAGCTCAACCACATGCACGACACCACTTTGCCTGGCAAGTACAAAATGGGCTTCACCAACATGGTTGCCAGGGCGACGCCGGGCAGTAAAGACCTGTCGAG TAAAGAGCTGCGCGAAGGGGGAAAAATCCTAGTGGAGAAACTGATGAAATACAAACCtctcattgctgtattcaacgGAAAAT GCATATATGAAATGTTCTGTCGAGAACTATTTGGTAAAAAACCAAAGACGCTAGAATTTGGTTTGCAGCCACACAAGATCCCCGAATGTGAGGTG GCTCTGTACCTGATGCCGTCCTCCAGCGCCCGCTGCGCTCAGTTCCCTCGCGCTCAGGACAAAGTGCACTTCTACATCAAGCTGCGGGAACTGCGGGACCATCTGCGGGGCATCCAGCGGCCCAGGGAGATCGAGGAGCTCAACTACTCGTTCGACCTGCAGCTGGCCAAGG AGGACGCCAAGAGAGTGGCCATCAAGGAGGAGCAGTACGATCCCGGCTATGAGGACGCCTACGGCGGAGCTTATTGCGAGATGCCAGCAGAGGGCGGTCAGAGTCAGGCCAACGGTCACGAAGCCTTCTCAACAAGCCACGGAAACGATATGG CGGAAGATGGAAGACAGGAGGCGAGCACGTCAAAGAATTCCCAACTTCCCGATGGACACGGGATGACGCAATCAAGTGCCGATCAGATTCCTAATGCGAGCGTAGGAGGCGAAGAAGGTGGAGGAGCTAGCCAGGTCCCAACTGTATAA
- the LOC144016240 gene encoding G/T mismatch-specific thymine DNA glycosylase-like isoform X2 — protein MMEQQEPANLTKPPPKKRCRPAQPKEPKPPKAPKPPKEPKPPKEPKPPKEPKPPKEPKPPKEPKAPKAKPGPKPKKGAKGQAGDGKQEKIDESFKKVRRKVDRFKGMSEEEVMKKTLPDLLDYNLDYVIIGINPGLMAAYIGRWFPGPGNHFWKCLFLSGFTEEQLNHMHDTTLPGKYKMGFTNMVARATPGSKDLSSKELREGGKILVEKLMKYKPLIAVFNGKCIYEMFCRELFGKKPKTLEFGLQPHKIPECEVALYLMPSSSARCAQFPRAQDKVHFYIKLRELRDHLRGIQRPREIEELNYSFDLQLAKEDAKRVAIKEEQYDPGYEDAYGGAYCEMPAEGGQSQANGHEAFSTSHGNDMAEDGRQEASTSKNSQLPDGHGMTQSSADQIPNASVGGEEGGGASQVPTV, from the exons ATGATGGAGCAACAGGAGCCTGCTAACCTGACAAAAC CCCCGCCCAAAAAGCGTTGCCGACCAGCTCAGCCCAAGGAACCCAAGCCGCCAAAGGCCCCCAAGCCCCCGAAGGAGCCCAAACCCCCGAAGGAACCCAAACCCCCGAAGGAACCCAAACCCCCGAAGGAGCCCAAACCCCCGAAGGAACCCAAAGCCCCCAAGGCCAAACCGGGCCCGAAGCCCAAGAAGGGTGCCAAGGGCCAGGCGGGCGACGGCAAGCAGGAAAAGATCGACGAGAGCTTCAAGAAGGTGAGGAGGAAAGTGGATCGTTTCAAGGGCATGTCGGAGGAGGAAGTGATGAAAAAGACGCTGCCAGACCTGCTGGACTACAATCTGGATTATGTCATT ATTGGCATCAATCCAGGGCTGATGGCTGCTTACATCGGGCGATGGTTTCCCGGTCCTGGAAACCATTTTT GGAAGTGCCTCTTCCTTTCGGGGTTCACCGAAGAGCAGCTCAACCACATGCACGACACCACTTTGCCTGGCAAGTACAAAATGGGCTTCACCAACATGGTTGCCAGGGCGACGCCGGGCAGTAAAGACCTGTCGAG TAAAGAGCTGCGCGAAGGGGGAAAAATCCTAGTGGAGAAACTGATGAAATACAAACCtctcattgctgtattcaacgGAAAAT GCATATATGAAATGTTCTGTCGAGAACTATTTGGTAAAAAACCAAAGACGCTAGAATTTGGTTTGCAGCCACACAAGATCCCCGAATGTGAGGTG GCTCTGTACCTGATGCCGTCCTCCAGCGCCCGCTGCGCTCAGTTCCCTCGCGCTCAGGACAAAGTGCACTTCTACATCAAGCTGCGGGAACTGCGGGACCATCTGCGGGGCATCCAGCGGCCCAGGGAGATCGAGGAGCTCAACTACTCGTTCGACCTGCAGCTGGCCAAGG AGGACGCCAAGAGAGTGGCCATCAAGGAGGAGCAGTACGATCCCGGCTATGAGGACGCCTACGGCGGAGCTTATTGCGAGATGCCAGCAGAGGGCGGTCAGAGTCAGGCCAACGGTCACGAAGCCTTCTCAACAAGCCACGGAAACGATATGG CGGAAGATGGAAGACAGGAGGCGAGCACGTCAAAGAATTCCCAACTTCCCGATGGACACGGGATGACGCAATCAAGTGCCGATCAGATTCCTAATGCGAGCGTAGGAGGCGAAGAAGGTGGAGGAGCTAGCCAGGTCCCAACTGTATAA